The DNA sequence CCGACGACGTGGTGGGGGTGATCTACCTCCGCGACATCGTGGCGCGACTCGACGACCCCGACGGCCGCGCGGCTCCGGTCTCGGAGGTGATGCGTCCCGCGGTGTTCGTTCCGGACGCCAAGAGGATCGATGACCTCCTGTCGGAGATGCAGCGGGACCACAACCACCTGGCGATCCTGGTCGACGAGTACGGCGGGACCGCCGGACTGGTGTCGATCGAGGACATCCTCGAGGAGATCGTCGGTGAGATCGTGGACGAGTACGACACCACCGAGGTGCCCCCCGTCGAGGAGTTGGAGGGCGGTCGGTACCGGCTGTCGGCCCGGCTCGGTCTGGACGAGGTCGCCGAGCTGTTCGACGTGGAGTTCGCGGACGAGGTGACCGAGGAGGTCGAGACCATCGGGGGCCTGATGGCGCTCGAGCTCGGCCGCGTCCCCCTGCCGGGAGCGCACGTGGTCTCCGTCGGCCTGGACCTGCGCGCCGAGGGCGGTCACGACCGTCGCGGCCGGGTCAGGGTGATCACCGTGGTGGCCGAGAAGCTCGACCCGGCCGCCGGTGACGACGCAGACGAGAACGACGACGAGGAGAACCGATGACCACCCCAGAGGGCTTCCGGAGCGGATTCGTCAGCTTCGTCGGTCGGCCGAACACCGGCAAGTCCACCCTCACCAACGCGTTGGTGGGCGAGAAGATCGCGATCACCTCCTCCCGCCCCCAGACCACGCGCCACGCGATCCGTGGGCTGGTCCACCGGCCCGACGCCCAGATCATCCTGGTGGACACACCGGGGCTGCACAGACCGCGCACCCTGTTGGGCGAGCGGCTGAACGCCCTGGTGGAGGACACCTACTCCGACGTCGACCTCATCGGGCTGTGCATCCCGGCGGGGGAGCGGATCGGCCCCGGGGACCGCTGGATCCTCGAGCAGGTACGCAAGCTCTGTCCCACGACCCCGATCCTGGGTCTGGTCACGAAGATCGACACCGTCTCCAAGCAGAAGGTCATGGAGCAGTTGGTCGCGGTGTCCACGCTCCTCGGGCCGGAGGCCGAGGTCGTCCCGGTCTCCGCCGCGTCCGGTGAGCAGGTGGACGTGGTGGCGGACGTGATCGCCTCCCTGCTCCCCGAGGGACCGCGGTTCTACCCCGAGGACGTGATCACCGAGGAGTCCGACGAGACCAGGATGTCCGAGCTCATCCGCGAGGCCGCACTCGAGGGCGTCCGCGACGAACTGCCCC is a window from the Dietzia sp. JS16-p6b genome containing:
- the era gene encoding GTPase Era, with translation MTTPEGFRSGFVSFVGRPNTGKSTLTNALVGEKIAITSSRPQTTRHAIRGLVHRPDAQIILVDTPGLHRPRTLLGERLNALVEDTYSDVDLIGLCIPAGERIGPGDRWILEQVRKLCPTTPILGLVTKIDTVSKQKVMEQLVAVSTLLGPEAEVVPVSAASGEQVDVVADVIASLLPEGPRFYPEDVITEESDETRMSELIREAALEGVRDELPHSIAVSIEEVLPREGRDDMVDVHATVYVERQSQKAIVLGKGGSRMREVGTRARAGIEELLGTRVYLDLHVKVLKEWQRDPKMLGRLGF